One segment of Scomber scombrus chromosome 3, fScoSco1.1, whole genome shotgun sequence DNA contains the following:
- the eif4enif1 gene encoding eukaryotic translation initiation factor 4E transporter isoform X6: MENDGCVEQKNGGDAAVDSAKQQPAATAPYRYTKEELLDIKELPISNERPECLSDKYDSDGVWDPEKWHASLYPTSERNSPVEGFKKDYVDDRVPLKRRIPDPRERLKEDDMDVILSPQRRSFGGGCQGNAAPVLHTRRPISPLENKENETLRLGGARRIGSGRIIAARAFEREARVEKERERERDFKDKRFRQRDFGDKRVFSERRRNDSYAEEEPEWFSAGPTSQSETIELIGFDDKILEDDKRRSKRSRKRTESLKEVVECNGGQGEEKDGGLQSTADQEVPHPDVLPEQSTGDFDFNEFFNLEKTMPGLASMIEDVLGEGPVSASRFSQWFSSNLSPSGSQSSSLRSTPHEELEKLAECREKVDILELLHKAKIDLKPLLSTLSVNKARLRESTNTGAVLSLEEVEGEMKGMKLGSGPQLRKVVPPQRGNGTPFMAEHLEEALTGGSGARPRSRDTDMSAFNKLVSSMKASGTLPTHPKTNTNNLQQHSDPAVVTMSEAQVPAQQQKNIFQELLGGPARSGSPTLLGNLLGSSEGPTTSAPLHGLLHKGPSPPLFPQRAPSPDYFNSRLQSSAGFPVGPQPMLPDQFADVHRSISPGSITQQQMRALSMPVNRADLEALAFQQDLALHVHHMQSGYNKLPQDKSFRNRPQRVNRSPGPGPQPAGRNSPGNPVTSMLSPSFTPTSVIRKMYATKEKSRDEPSSRSEAKEEAAVHNQDENSSPNLYLEMMDGNAAQSGGVKAGSQTLPSKDQERLRPGSAGHHTPTMVPPGPSSSYPRPIYPVPLLSHVPMVRPPPQLHPNVVQRMLAQPQQLGPALMQAGIFPPHVDLAQLQGLPPTLLGQPLYPLSATGHPLLPPRASTQMQLAVMQQHLQQQRAVHPGIAGPQSQSQAPNRTNCSQQHGGSAPLGLAKWFGSDVLEQPLPSMPAKVISVDELEFRP, encoded by the exons TATGTGGATGACAGAGTTCCTTTGAAACGAAGGATCCCAG ATCCCCGTGAGCGGTTAAAGGAGGATGATATGGATGTCATACTAAGCCCACAGCGACGCAGCTTTGGGGGTGGATGTCAAGGCAACGCTGCACCTGTGCTGCACACCCGTCGCCCAATCAGCCCTCTggaaaataaggaaaatgagACCCTCCGTTTAGGAGGGGCGCGCAGGATTGGCAGCGGCCGCATAATTGCTGCCCGAGCCTTTGAGAGAGAAGCCCGtgtggagaaggagagggaacGTGAGAGAGACTTTAAGGATAAAAGATTCAGG CAGAGAGATTTTGGTGACAAACGTGTGTTTAGTGAAAGAAGAAGGAATGATTCGTATGCAGAGGAGGAGCCAGAGTGGTTCTCAGCGGGTCCCACAAGCCAGTCTGAGACAATTGAGCTCATTGGATTTGATGACAAAATCCTGGAAGATGATAAACGCAGGTCCAAGCGGTCAAGGAAGCGGACAGAGTCCTTAAAAGAAG TAGTGGAATGTAATGGTGGACAGGGCGAGGAGAAAGATGGGGGTTTGCAGTCTACAGCTGATCAGGAGGTTCCCCACCCTGACGTGTTGCCGGAGCAGTCAACGGGAGACTTTGACTTCAATGAATTCTTTAATCTGGAGAAGACCATGCCGGGACTGGCCTCT atGATAGAGGACGTTTTGGGGGAGGGCCCTGTATCGGCTAGCCGCTTCAGTCAGTGGTTCTCCAGTAACCTGAGCCCTTCAGGCAGCCAGTCCAGCAGTCTGAGGTCCACTCCCCATGAGGAGCTGGAAAAACTAGCAG AGTGCAGGGAGAAGGTGGACATCCTGGAGCTGCTGCACAAGGCCAAAATAGACCTGAAGCCTCTTCTTTCCACCCTGTCAGTCAACAAGGCTCGACTGCGGGAAAGCA CTAACACTGGAGCAGTGCTGTcgctggaggaggtggagggagagatgaagggGATGAAGCTGGGCTCAGGACCTCAGTTGCGAAAGGTGGTGCCTCCACAGAGAGGAAACGGGACTCCGTTCATGGCGGAGCATTTAGAGGAGGCTTTAACTGGTGGCTCCGGTGCCCGTCCACGTTCCCGTGACACAGACATGTCAGCCTTTAATAAACTGGTCAGCAGCATGAAGGCAAGTGGAACTCTGCCAACTCACCCCAAAACCAACACAAACAAT CTGCAGCAACATTCAGACCCGGCCGTGGTAACAATGTCTGAAGCTCAGGTGCCTGctcagcagcagaaaaacataTTCCAG GAACTCTTAGGAGGTCCTGCTCGTAGTGGCTCCCCTACACTACTAGGTAATCTGTTGGGCAGCTCTGAGGGTCCAACGACCTCTGCCCCTCTACATGGCCTGCTACACAAGGGCCCTTCACCCCCTCTCTTTCCACAGAGGGCACCCTCACCTGACTATTTCAACAGTCGGTTGCAGTCTTCAGCAG GTTTTCCTGTTGGTCCTCAGCCCATGCTGCCAGATCAGTTTGCTGATGTACACAGGTCGATCAGTCCTGGAtccatcacacagcagcag ATGAGAGCACTCTCAATGCCGGTGAATCGGGCGGATCTGGAAGCTCTGGCATTCCAACAGGACCTCGCTCTACATGTCCACCATATGCAGTCTGGCTACAACAAGCTGCCACAGGACAAATCTTTTCGAAATCG ACCTCAGCGTGTTAATCGGTCTCCTGGTCCAGGCCCTCAACCCGCTGGAAGAAACTCTCCAGGCAATCCTGTCACTAGCATG TTGTCCCCGTCATTTACACCAACATCTGTGATTCGCAAAATGTATGcaacaaaagagaaaagcagagatgaGCCATCAAGTCGATCAGAGGCCAAGGAGGAGGCAGCAGTGCACAATCAAGATG AAAACAGCTCCCCAAACCTATACCTGGAAATGATGGATGGGAATGCTGCTCAGTCTGGGGGAGTAAAGGCCGGCTCTCAGACCTTGCCAAGCAAGGACCAGGAGCGACTGAGGCCAGGCTCTGCTGGACATCATACGCCCACCATGGTACCTCCAGGACCATCCTCATCTTACCCTCGTCCCATCTATCCAGTACCGCTGCTATCCCATGTGCCGATGGTACGCCCTCCTCCCCAGCTACACCCTAATGTGGTTCAAAGAATGCTGGCGCAGCCCCAGCAACTTGGGCCTGCTCTTATGCAAGCAG GTATATTTCCACCACACGTTGACCTTGCACAACTTCAAGGCTTGCCTCCTACCCTACTTGGACAACCTCTGTACCCTTTAAGTGCAACAGGACATCCACTTCTACCTCCCAGAGCCAGTACTCAGATGCAGCTAGCAGTAATGCAGCAGCATCTTCAACAACAGAGAGCAG TACATCCGGGCATTGCAGGCCCTCAGTCCCAGAGCCAAGCCCCTAACCGGACAAACTGCTCCCAGCAACATGGGGGCAGCGCCCCACTAGGCCTTGCCAAGTGGTTTGGATCAGACGTGCTAGAGCAGCCGCTCCCCTCCATGCCAGCCAAGGTCATAAGTGTAGATGAATTGGAGTTCCGACCGTAA
- the eif4enif1 gene encoding eukaryotic translation initiation factor 4E transporter isoform X5 yields the protein MENDGCVEQKNGGDAAVDSAKQQPAATAPYRYTKEELLDIKELPISNERPECLSDKYDSDGVWDPEKWHASLYPTSERNSPVEGFKKDYVDDRVPLKRRIPDPRERLKEDDMDVILSPQRRSFGGGCQGNAAPVLHTRRPISPLENKENETLRLGGARRIGSGRIIAARAFEREARVEKERERERDFKDKRFRQRDFGDKRVFSERRRNDSYAEEEPEWFSAGPTSQSETIELIGFDDKILEDDKRRSKRSRKRTESLKEVVECNGGQGEEKDGGLQSTADQEVPHPDVLPEQSTGDFDFNEFFNLEKTMPGLASMIEDVLGEGPVSASRFSQWFSSNLSPSGSQSSSLRSTPHEELEKLAECREKVDILELLHKAKIDLKPLLSTLSVNKARLRESSESNTGAVLSLEEVEGEMKGMKLGSGPQLRKVVPPQRGNGTPFMAEHLEEALTGGSGARPRSRDTDMSAFNKLVSSMKASGTLPTHPKTNTNNLQQHSDPAVVTMSEAQVPAQQQKNIFQELLGGPARSGSPTLLGNLLGSSEGPTTSAPLHGLLHKGPSPPLFPQRAPSPDYFNSRLQSSAGFPVGPQPMLPDQFADVHRSISPGSITQQQMRALSMPVNRADLEALAFQQDLALHVHHMQSGYNKLPQDKSFRNRPQRVNRSPGPGPQPAGRNSPGNPVTSMLSPSFTPTSVIRKMYATKEKSRDEPSSRSEAKEEAAVHNQDENSSPNLYLEMMDGNAAQSGGVKAGSQTLPSKDQERLRPGSAGHHTPTMVPPGPSSSYPRPIYPVPLLSHVPMVRPPPQLHPNVVQRMLAQPQQLGPALMQAGIFPPHVDLAQLQGLPPTLLGQPLYPLSATGHPLLPPRASTQMQLAVMQQHLQQQRAVHPGIAGPQSQSQAPNRTNCSQQHGGSAPLGLAKWFGSDVLEQPLPSMPAKVISVDELEFRP from the exons TATGTGGATGACAGAGTTCCTTTGAAACGAAGGATCCCAG ATCCCCGTGAGCGGTTAAAGGAGGATGATATGGATGTCATACTAAGCCCACAGCGACGCAGCTTTGGGGGTGGATGTCAAGGCAACGCTGCACCTGTGCTGCACACCCGTCGCCCAATCAGCCCTCTggaaaataaggaaaatgagACCCTCCGTTTAGGAGGGGCGCGCAGGATTGGCAGCGGCCGCATAATTGCTGCCCGAGCCTTTGAGAGAGAAGCCCGtgtggagaaggagagggaacGTGAGAGAGACTTTAAGGATAAAAGATTCAGG CAGAGAGATTTTGGTGACAAACGTGTGTTTAGTGAAAGAAGAAGGAATGATTCGTATGCAGAGGAGGAGCCAGAGTGGTTCTCAGCGGGTCCCACAAGCCAGTCTGAGACAATTGAGCTCATTGGATTTGATGACAAAATCCTGGAAGATGATAAACGCAGGTCCAAGCGGTCAAGGAAGCGGACAGAGTCCTTAAAAGAAG TAGTGGAATGTAATGGTGGACAGGGCGAGGAGAAAGATGGGGGTTTGCAGTCTACAGCTGATCAGGAGGTTCCCCACCCTGACGTGTTGCCGGAGCAGTCAACGGGAGACTTTGACTTCAATGAATTCTTTAATCTGGAGAAGACCATGCCGGGACTGGCCTCT atGATAGAGGACGTTTTGGGGGAGGGCCCTGTATCGGCTAGCCGCTTCAGTCAGTGGTTCTCCAGTAACCTGAGCCCTTCAGGCAGCCAGTCCAGCAGTCTGAGGTCCACTCCCCATGAGGAGCTGGAAAAACTAGCAG AGTGCAGGGAGAAGGTGGACATCCTGGAGCTGCTGCACAAGGCCAAAATAGACCTGAAGCCTCTTCTTTCCACCCTGTCAGTCAACAAGGCTCGACTGCGGGAAAGCAGTGAGT CTAACACTGGAGCAGTGCTGTcgctggaggaggtggagggagagatgaagggGATGAAGCTGGGCTCAGGACCTCAGTTGCGAAAGGTGGTGCCTCCACAGAGAGGAAACGGGACTCCGTTCATGGCGGAGCATTTAGAGGAGGCTTTAACTGGTGGCTCCGGTGCCCGTCCACGTTCCCGTGACACAGACATGTCAGCCTTTAATAAACTGGTCAGCAGCATGAAGGCAAGTGGAACTCTGCCAACTCACCCCAAAACCAACACAAACAAT CTGCAGCAACATTCAGACCCGGCCGTGGTAACAATGTCTGAAGCTCAGGTGCCTGctcagcagcagaaaaacataTTCCAG GAACTCTTAGGAGGTCCTGCTCGTAGTGGCTCCCCTACACTACTAGGTAATCTGTTGGGCAGCTCTGAGGGTCCAACGACCTCTGCCCCTCTACATGGCCTGCTACACAAGGGCCCTTCACCCCCTCTCTTTCCACAGAGGGCACCCTCACCTGACTATTTCAACAGTCGGTTGCAGTCTTCAGCAG GTTTTCCTGTTGGTCCTCAGCCCATGCTGCCAGATCAGTTTGCTGATGTACACAGGTCGATCAGTCCTGGAtccatcacacagcagcag ATGAGAGCACTCTCAATGCCGGTGAATCGGGCGGATCTGGAAGCTCTGGCATTCCAACAGGACCTCGCTCTACATGTCCACCATATGCAGTCTGGCTACAACAAGCTGCCACAGGACAAATCTTTTCGAAATCG ACCTCAGCGTGTTAATCGGTCTCCTGGTCCAGGCCCTCAACCCGCTGGAAGAAACTCTCCAGGCAATCCTGTCACTAGCATG TTGTCCCCGTCATTTACACCAACATCTGTGATTCGCAAAATGTATGcaacaaaagagaaaagcagagatgaGCCATCAAGTCGATCAGAGGCCAAGGAGGAGGCAGCAGTGCACAATCAAGATG AAAACAGCTCCCCAAACCTATACCTGGAAATGATGGATGGGAATGCTGCTCAGTCTGGGGGAGTAAAGGCCGGCTCTCAGACCTTGCCAAGCAAGGACCAGGAGCGACTGAGGCCAGGCTCTGCTGGACATCATACGCCCACCATGGTACCTCCAGGACCATCCTCATCTTACCCTCGTCCCATCTATCCAGTACCGCTGCTATCCCATGTGCCGATGGTACGCCCTCCTCCCCAGCTACACCCTAATGTGGTTCAAAGAATGCTGGCGCAGCCCCAGCAACTTGGGCCTGCTCTTATGCAAGCAG GTATATTTCCACCACACGTTGACCTTGCACAACTTCAAGGCTTGCCTCCTACCCTACTTGGACAACCTCTGTACCCTTTAAGTGCAACAGGACATCCACTTCTACCTCCCAGAGCCAGTACTCAGATGCAGCTAGCAGTAATGCAGCAGCATCTTCAACAACAGAGAGCAG TACATCCGGGCATTGCAGGCCCTCAGTCCCAGAGCCAAGCCCCTAACCGGACAAACTGCTCCCAGCAACATGGGGGCAGCGCCCCACTAGGCCTTGCCAAGTGGTTTGGATCAGACGTGCTAGAGCAGCCGCTCCCCTCCATGCCAGCCAAGGTCATAAGTGTAGATGAATTGGAGTTCCGACCGTAA